Proteins encoded within one genomic window of Hahella chejuensis KCTC 2396:
- the ispE gene encoding 4-(cytidine 5'-diphospho)-2-C-methyl-D-erythritol kinase: MRNETLTLSSPAKLNLFLHITGRRPDGYHELQTLFQLLDYGDSLSFTPRDDQRITLEPSLPGVPEADNLIIKAARLLKEHITATSPDKAGQISGVSIYINKKLPMGGGIGGGSSNAATTLLALNRLWNADINTETLAALGLKLGADVPVFVRGATAFAEGVGDILHPVDTQEKWYLVVHPNLHISTAKIFSDKWLTRDTPKSTIAPALEGDLENLRNDCETVVCRMYPEIREAINWLDQFSPARLTGTGACIFASFSDKKRAEYVLSQMPTKYQGFVAKSINESPVLNELKQWRNH; the protein is encoded by the coding sequence ATGCGCAACGAAACCCTGACCCTAAGCTCTCCCGCCAAGCTTAATCTTTTTCTACACATCACCGGCAGACGCCCCGATGGCTACCATGAATTACAGACGTTGTTTCAATTGTTGGATTACGGCGACAGCCTGAGCTTCACTCCCAGGGATGATCAACGTATAACGCTGGAGCCAAGCCTCCCTGGCGTGCCAGAAGCCGACAACCTCATCATCAAAGCCGCCCGCTTATTGAAAGAACATATTACGGCGACAAGCCCAGACAAGGCCGGGCAAATCAGCGGAGTATCCATCTATATAAATAAGAAGCTGCCAATGGGCGGCGGCATAGGCGGCGGCAGTTCAAACGCAGCAACGACATTGTTGGCGCTAAATAGGTTGTGGAATGCCGATATCAATACCGAGACTTTAGCTGCGCTTGGGTTAAAACTGGGCGCCGACGTACCCGTATTCGTCCGCGGCGCGACGGCTTTCGCTGAAGGCGTGGGAGACATACTCCATCCCGTTGACACTCAGGAAAAATGGTATTTAGTCGTCCACCCAAATCTTCATATATCTACCGCGAAAATTTTTTCAGATAAGTGGTTGACAAGAGACACACCAAAAAGCACAATAGCGCCCGCTCTTGAGGGAGATCTCGAAAACCTCCGAAACGACTGTGAAACAGTGGTTTGCAGGATGTACCCAGAGATTCGCGAGGCGATAAATTGGCTAGATCAGTTTTCGCCAGCTAGATTAACCGGAACAGGGGCCTGCATTTTTGCAAGCTTCTCCGACAAAAAGCGAGCGGAATATGTTCTCTCCCAAATGCCGACAAAATATCAAGGCTTTGTCGCCAAGAGCATTAATGAATCGCCAGTTCTTAACGAACTCAAACAATGGCGAAATCATTAA
- the lolB gene encoding lipoprotein insertase outer membrane protein LolB, which translates to MSKTFSGGRLFATLLTTLVALSGCQLTPPKETTLNAPDDWSQRKSALLAFDHWRLQGKLSVRRGDRLDSAIINEWNQQGERFAIHVSSSLLGLGATQIEGSPKGIRLSQPDNEPLFSERPQQLLEHALGWSIPIESLPYWVRGVPDVREPNQLTFSVDGELISIEQNGWLVEYSRFKQVGDLSLPEKITLTSEDARVKLAITEWRP; encoded by the coding sequence ATGTCAAAAACATTTTCTGGCGGACGCCTTTTCGCCACCCTGCTAACAACTCTGGTCGCTTTGAGCGGTTGTCAGCTAACTCCACCCAAAGAAACAACGCTAAATGCGCCAGATGACTGGTCACAACGTAAAAGCGCACTACTGGCGTTCGACCACTGGCGGCTGCAAGGCAAGCTGAGCGTACGCAGAGGCGATCGACTGGATAGCGCCATCATCAATGAGTGGAATCAACAGGGCGAGCGCTTCGCCATTCATGTTTCTTCTTCTTTATTGGGGTTGGGCGCCACACAGATAGAAGGCTCGCCCAAAGGCATCCGCCTCTCGCAGCCCGACAATGAGCCTTTATTCTCCGAACGCCCTCAGCAACTACTGGAGCACGCACTCGGCTGGTCGATACCGATCGAATCACTCCCCTATTGGGTGCGCGGCGTGCCTGACGTCAGAGAGCCTAACCAACTTACCTTTAGCGTTGATGGGGAGCTGATCAGCATCGAACAAAACGGCTGGCTGGTTGAATATAGTCGTTTCAAACAAGTCGGCGATCTGTCGCTACCGGAAAAAATCACCCTTACCAGCGAAGACGCCCGCGTCAAGCTGGCCATAACAGAATGGCGCCCCTGA
- a CDS encoding tetratricopeptide repeat protein yields the protein MKYLHRALLSAVVCVVFPGCSQIAGLQKAQEVTDPVTQRPIPVLQAYDDTELAPAPDAQSPYPQQFSRSTLLDLLTAEIAGQRGQVDMLLQNYLKVARETRDIGVIRRALNAAQYIKDDAAMTEMTLLWTEVEPDNVDAHQLAAFQLIKQKQYPEALSHMEQVLELEGPTTFDRLAVHAKNLTDEEKKELLNLYKKILERHPENGELMYGYAVLQEINGMEEAALASTDPLLKTSPDNPAVIALRARLLKSVKGVDVSLAYLKKQYAKHPDEVQVGALYARTQIEAHNFDAAQSIYKELMNRFPNTPHLKLSYALVSLENQHIQEARKHLEELVKQGQHLNEAHFYLARIADQEDRVEDAIQHYQNVTRGGHYFNALARSAYLLIRSGRQSEAEAAFTEARENLPSQASQLWELQINLMLELDDLDAALKFSNQAVEEYPEDLQLLYARAMLKDRMGLLQGMEDDLRHIIALDPDNAVALNALGYTLADRTERTQEAYNLINKALELDPGNPAILDSMGWVLFRLGKSGEAVGFLQEAYSKFPDPEVASHLGEVLWSLGRQDDAKNIWREALNTKPDHQLLNETLKRLNVDL from the coding sequence ATGAAATATTTGCATCGAGCGCTGCTCAGCGCGGTGGTTTGTGTTGTTTTCCCCGGTTGCAGTCAGATCGCCGGCCTGCAAAAAGCACAAGAGGTGACGGACCCCGTCACGCAACGCCCCATCCCGGTGCTCCAAGCCTACGATGACACCGAGCTTGCTCCCGCCCCGGACGCACAATCTCCTTACCCGCAACAATTCAGCCGCTCCACTTTGTTGGACTTGCTTACCGCGGAAATCGCGGGACAACGCGGACAGGTCGATATGTTGCTGCAGAATTATCTAAAAGTCGCCCGCGAAACCCGCGACATCGGCGTTATACGCCGAGCGCTCAACGCCGCGCAATATATTAAAGACGACGCGGCCATGACCGAAATGACGCTGCTGTGGACCGAAGTGGAGCCGGACAACGTAGACGCTCACCAATTGGCCGCCTTCCAGCTCATCAAACAAAAGCAGTATCCAGAAGCGTTGTCTCATATGGAGCAGGTGCTGGAGCTTGAAGGGCCGACAACGTTCGACCGCCTCGCCGTCCATGCCAAAAACCTGACCGACGAGGAAAAGAAAGAACTGCTCAACCTGTACAAGAAGATTCTGGAGCGTCATCCGGAAAACGGGGAGCTCATGTACGGCTACGCCGTGCTGCAGGAAATCAACGGCATGGAAGAAGCAGCGCTCGCCAGCACCGACCCGCTGCTAAAGACCTCACCAGACAATCCGGCGGTGATAGCCTTGCGCGCCCGCCTCCTGAAGAGCGTCAAAGGCGTTGATGTTTCTCTCGCGTATTTGAAAAAACAGTACGCCAAGCATCCCGATGAAGTACAAGTAGGCGCGCTGTACGCCCGCACGCAGATTGAGGCGCACAATTTCGACGCTGCGCAGTCTATATATAAGGAGCTGATGAATCGCTTCCCTAATACGCCGCACCTCAAACTCTCTTATGCGCTGGTCTCCCTGGAAAATCAGCATATCCAGGAAGCCCGTAAGCACTTAGAAGAACTGGTCAAGCAAGGGCAACATCTCAATGAAGCTCACTTTTATCTGGCGCGCATCGCCGATCAGGAAGACAGAGTTGAAGACGCCATCCAGCATTATCAGAACGTGACCCGCGGCGGCCACTATTTTAACGCTTTGGCTCGCTCCGCCTACCTGCTGATCCGCTCCGGTCGCCAAAGCGAAGCGGAAGCCGCGTTCACCGAAGCCCGGGAGAATTTACCCTCCCAGGCCAGTCAATTATGGGAACTGCAAATCAACCTCATGCTGGAGCTGGATGACCTTGACGCCGCGTTGAAGTTTTCAAACCAAGCGGTGGAGGAATATCCCGAAGACCTGCAATTGTTATACGCCAGAGCCATGCTGAAAGACCGCATGGGTTTACTGCAAGGTATGGAAGACGACCTGCGCCATATTATTGCTCTTGATCCAGACAACGCCGTCGCCTTGAACGCACTGGGCTACACCCTTGCAGACCGCACTGAGCGCACTCAAGAGGCATACAACCTGATCAACAAAGCGTTAGAGCTGGACCCTGGCAATCCCGCCATACTCGATAGCATGGGCTGGGTGCTGTTCCGTTTAGGCAAATCTGGCGAAGCAGTTGGCTTTCTACAAGAAGCTTACTCCAAGTTTCCTGATCCAGAGGTCGCCTCCCACCTGGGCGAAGTACTCTGGTCACTGGGCAGACAGGACGATGCAAAAAATATATGGCGCGAAGCGCTGAATACAAAACCCGATCATCAGCTTCTGAATGAAACCCTAAAGCGCCTGAACGTAGACCTTTAA
- the hemA gene encoding glutamyl-tRNA reductase, with product MALFVISINHKTAPVAIREKVAFGPEKLADALERLRCRPDIDEVTILSTCNRTELYCATPGEPDEISLIEWLGQYHQVSLTELKACCNIYNDEDAAQHMMRVASGIDSMVLGEPQILGQMKEAHASGRAAGSLGGPLDRLFQHAFAVAKRVRTETAIGENPVSVAYAAVSMASHIFSNMEQNTALLIGAGETIELVARHLYRAGVRSLIVANRTLSRARDLAAEFHGSAIGLSDIPEYLHRADIVIASTASPLPILGKGAVEKALKRRKHKPMFMVDIAVPRDIEEEVSELADVYLYTVDDLRQVIEDNMKSREGAAEEAERLIAAGAADFMYHLRALDSVSVLRRFRDQAEGVRDAELQKAIRLLNRGDDPESVLRMLAHGLTNKLIHHPTVQVRRASAEGRQEVTGWLRDLFQLPDEKVNND from the coding sequence ATGGCGCTTTTTGTTATAAGTATTAATCATAAAACCGCCCCGGTTGCGATCCGGGAGAAGGTGGCGTTCGGCCCGGAAAAGCTGGCTGATGCGCTGGAGCGCCTGCGCTGCCGCCCCGACATCGACGAAGTCACAATCCTTTCCACGTGCAATCGCACGGAGTTGTACTGCGCCACCCCGGGAGAACCGGATGAAATAAGCCTGATAGAGTGGCTTGGGCAGTACCATCAAGTCAGCCTCACCGAGCTGAAAGCCTGCTGCAATATATATAATGATGAAGATGCTGCGCAGCACATGATGCGCGTCGCCAGCGGCATTGATTCCATGGTGTTGGGCGAGCCTCAGATTCTTGGGCAGATGAAAGAAGCGCATGCTTCCGGCAGAGCCGCTGGTTCGTTGGGCGGCCCACTGGATCGCCTGTTTCAGCATGCATTCGCTGTCGCGAAGCGGGTGCGGACCGAGACGGCGATTGGAGAAAACCCCGTCTCCGTTGCTTATGCGGCGGTAAGCATGGCGTCGCATATTTTCTCCAATATGGAGCAGAATACCGCCTTGCTGATTGGCGCCGGCGAGACGATTGAGCTGGTGGCGCGTCATTTGTACCGCGCCGGGGTGCGTTCTCTGATTGTCGCCAATCGCACGCTCTCCCGGGCCAGAGATCTGGCCGCTGAATTCCATGGCAGCGCTATAGGGCTTTCCGACATCCCGGAATATCTGCACCGTGCGGATATCGTTATCGCTTCCACCGCCAGTCCGCTGCCTATTCTTGGCAAAGGCGCGGTGGAGAAGGCGCTCAAGCGACGCAAGCATAAACCCATGTTTATGGTGGATATCGCTGTTCCCAGGGACATAGAGGAAGAAGTCAGCGAACTCGCCGACGTATATCTCTATACCGTCGACGATCTGCGTCAAGTCATCGAAGACAACATGAAGTCGCGAGAAGGCGCCGCTGAAGAAGCTGAGCGTTTGATTGCGGCAGGCGCCGCGGATTTCATGTATCATCTGCGCGCTCTTGATTCGGTGTCGGTTTTGCGGCGCTTTCGCGACCAGGCGGAAGGCGTCCGCGACGCAGAGCTGCAGAAAGCCATCAGACTGCTTAACCGGGGGGACGACCCCGAATCCGTCCTGCGCATGCTGGCTCATGGACTCACCAATAAGCTGATACACCATCCTACCGTTCAGGTTCGTCGCGCTTCCGCGGAAGGGCGTCAAGAAGTGACTGGCTGGTTGCGGGATTTGTTTCAGCTTCCGGATGAAAAAGTTAACAACGATTAG
- the prfA gene encoding peptide chain release factor 1 → MKESIKLKLDLLKDRYEEVGALLSDPDIISVQEKFKELSKEYAELEPVVQCYQEYQNALNAIEESKLLLNDSDADMREMAKEELAAAEESSEQLEKDLQILLLPRDPRDGSNVFLEIRAGTGGDEAAIFAGDLFRMYSRYAELKKWKVEIVSESPGEHGGYKEVISRVAGDNVFNLLKFESGAHRVQRVPETESQGRIHTSACTVAILPEVEEVGDVDINPADLRVDTYRASGAGGQHVNKTDSAIRITHLPSGIVVECQDERSQHKNRAKAMSLLKAKLLSSAQEKQAKEQAQTRKSLVGSGDRSERIRTYNYPQGRITDHRINLTLYKLEEVVQGDLDPVIQPLLQEYQAEMLASISE, encoded by the coding sequence ATGAAAGAATCGATTAAGTTAAAGCTCGATCTTTTGAAAGATCGTTATGAGGAAGTGGGGGCGCTGCTCTCCGACCCGGATATCATCAGCGTCCAGGAAAAATTTAAAGAACTGTCGAAAGAATATGCGGAACTGGAGCCGGTGGTGCAGTGCTATCAGGAATACCAGAACGCGTTAAACGCCATTGAAGAGTCCAAGTTGTTGCTTAACGACAGCGATGCGGACATGCGGGAAATGGCGAAAGAAGAACTGGCTGCGGCGGAAGAGTCCAGCGAGCAGTTAGAGAAAGATCTGCAGATTCTGTTGTTGCCCCGCGATCCGCGTGATGGCTCCAACGTGTTTCTTGAAATTCGCGCAGGGACCGGCGGTGATGAGGCGGCTATTTTCGCAGGCGACTTGTTCCGCATGTACTCCCGCTACGCCGAACTGAAAAAGTGGAAAGTGGAGATTGTCAGCGAAAGTCCTGGCGAACATGGCGGTTATAAAGAAGTGATCAGTCGCGTTGCCGGCGATAATGTTTTCAACCTGCTGAAATTCGAATCCGGCGCGCATCGTGTGCAACGGGTGCCGGAAACGGAGTCGCAAGGCCGCATTCACACCTCCGCCTGTACGGTGGCCATTCTTCCTGAAGTTGAGGAAGTGGGCGACGTGGACATCAACCCGGCGGATTTGCGTGTGGACACTTACCGCGCCTCCGGGGCGGGTGGTCAGCACGTTAACAAAACTGACTCCGCCATTCGTATCACCCACTTACCGTCAGGCATCGTCGTGGAATGTCAGGACGAGCGTTCGCAGCACAAAAACCGCGCCAAAGCCATGTCGTTGCTGAAAGCCAAATTGCTTTCTTCCGCGCAGGAGAAACAAGCGAAGGAACAGGCTCAGACGCGTAAATCGCTGGTAGGCAGCGGCGACCGCTCCGAACGTATCCGCACCTACAATTATCCGCAAGGGCGTATCACAGATCACCGCATCAATCTGACTTTGTACAAACTGGAGGAAGTGGTGCAGGGCGACCTTGATCCAGTAATCCAGCCCTTGCTGCAAGAGTATCAGGCGGAGATGCTGGCCAGCATCAGCGAATAA
- the prmC gene encoding peptide chain release factor N(5)-glutamine methyltransferase — MRIDEALAWAKSRLETESPRLDAEVLLAHVLGKGRTYLISHNDSVLDEPALQAYQRLIAERETGRPVAHLIGKREFWSLEFQVSPATLIPRPETELLVELVLEEAAPAGAKVLDLGTGTGAIACALAHERPDWRFTAVDVSQEAVELATTNVLSLGLTNVRCLRSNWYDAVGDEQFHVIVSNPPYIDALDIHLTQGDVRFEPASALVAADHGLADIRMIAAGAGRHLLAGGLLAVEHGYDQGAAAREIFSTAGYVDVRTHQDLAGHDRITLGRLPE; from the coding sequence ATGCGCATAGACGAAGCCCTGGCTTGGGCGAAAAGCCGGCTTGAGACGGAAAGTCCCAGGCTGGACGCCGAAGTGCTGCTTGCTCATGTCTTGGGAAAAGGGCGCACTTATCTGATCAGTCATAACGACAGTGTGTTGGATGAGCCTGCGTTGCAGGCCTACCAGCGCCTCATCGCCGAGCGTGAAACAGGTCGACCGGTGGCGCACTTGATCGGCAAGCGGGAGTTTTGGTCGCTGGAGTTTCAAGTTAGCCCCGCCACGTTGATTCCCAGGCCGGAAACCGAATTGCTGGTTGAGTTGGTCCTGGAGGAAGCGGCTCCTGCAGGCGCCAAGGTACTGGATTTGGGTACTGGAACAGGCGCCATCGCCTGTGCGTTGGCGCATGAACGGCCCGACTGGCGCTTCACGGCGGTGGATGTCAGTCAGGAGGCGGTTGAGCTGGCGACGACGAATGTTTTGTCGCTTGGACTGACGAATGTACGATGTCTGCGGTCGAACTGGTATGACGCAGTCGGGGACGAGCAGTTCCATGTTATTGTCAGCAATCCGCCTTATATTGATGCGCTGGACATTCACCTGACGCAAGGGGATGTGCGCTTTGAACCGGCCTCCGCACTGGTGGCGGCGGATCATGGTTTGGCGGATATTCGCATGATCGCCGCTGGCGCCGGACGTCACCTGCTGGCAGGCGGCTTGCTGGCGGTGGAGCACGGCTACGATCAAGGCGCGGCGGCGCGTGAAATTTTTTCTACTGCCGGCTATGTTGACGTGCGGACACATCAGGACTTGGCGGGGCATGACCGAATCACCCTGGGGCGCTTACCTGAATAG
- a CDS encoding molybdopterin-synthase adenylyltransferase MoeB encodes MRDEMNDTLLMRYNRQIMMPDFDIAGQEALRNSSALVIGLGGLGCPAAMYLGAAGCGRMVLADFDAVDLSNLQRQIAHREQDVGVNKAESVRRALADINPDVRVETITQPLQDELLAAAVSDVDVVLDCTDNFATRSAVNEACVQYGKPLVSGAAIRSEGQLAVFDPRRDDAPCYHCLYGMLSEQQLTCSEAGVMAPLVGVIGSLQALEAVKILSGYGDVCAGRLLLFDGKTMQWREFKVRKDPSCAVCG; translated from the coding sequence ATGCGGGATGAAATGAACGATACGCTGCTGATGCGTTACAACCGGCAGATCATGATGCCGGATTTTGATATCGCCGGTCAGGAGGCGCTGCGAAACAGCTCCGCGCTGGTTATCGGGTTGGGCGGTCTTGGATGTCCCGCCGCCATGTATTTGGGCGCGGCCGGTTGCGGACGTATGGTGTTGGCGGATTTTGACGCAGTGGACTTGTCCAATCTACAGCGTCAGATCGCTCATAGAGAGCAGGACGTTGGCGTCAACAAGGCTGAGTCCGTGCGGCGCGCCCTCGCTGACATCAACCCGGATGTCAGAGTAGAGACCATTACGCAGCCTTTGCAGGATGAATTACTGGCTGCCGCTGTCTCTGATGTGGATGTTGTGCTGGATTGCACTGATAATTTCGCCACCCGATCGGCGGTTAATGAGGCTTGCGTGCAATACGGCAAGCCCTTAGTGTCAGGAGCGGCGATTCGCTCCGAAGGGCAACTGGCGGTGTTTGATCCACGCAGAGACGATGCTCCCTGTTATCACTGCCTATACGGAATGTTGTCCGAACAGCAACTGACCTGCTCCGAGGCGGGCGTCATGGCGCCTTTGGTTGGCGTTATTGGCAGTCTGCAGGCGCTGGAGGCAGTAAAAATCCTTAGCGGATATGGCGACGTCTGCGCCGGCAGACTGCTGCTGTTTGATGGAAAAACCATGCAGTGGCGCGAATTCAAGGTGCGCAAAGATCCGTCATGCGCTGTGTGCGGATGA